A stretch of DNA from Rheinheimera sp. MMS21-TC3:
ATATGTTGATTTGCAATGCGTTAATTGATGACCTTTAGGCTGAACAAGTCACAATTGGTTGCGTAAGCTTAGGTTTAGACCTTGGCCCCGTGGTTATAAAGAGGAGCCCGAGGGCTTTCTAAATAATCACTACACACTCAATTTGGTTGCGGGAGCCGGATTTGAACCGACGACCTTCGGGTTATGAGGGTAATAATTCTGCAAGATTTCTTATGCTTTTATTTTAAAAATGTAGTTATTAATTATGCAATTTAACTATATATCAACTAGTTAGTATTCCAATATTACTAATATGTGTCACTTTTAAATTTAACTTGTCACTGCGTATGTCACAGCAATTATTATCAAAACCACAGAATTGACCTTAATGATAATCGGGTACTTGCATCGATTAAAATAGGGGCTATTACGTTGTTTTATTTCCTATCTTCGTTAGCCTGTGTGTTGTAATGGTCAAGTAAAACTGGCGACCGATTTATAGTTAATCCAGTATTTTTCTCTGCTTGGTTTGAACTCATGCCACTATTAAAATTACTTACATATTAACCATTTTATAATTGTTTTAAATAAACGTGGTGGAATACGTAAAGTATATATATGACAATCTTGCAGGTAATGTAGGGAGTAAACTCGATTTACCTGTCATTGCTGTGCTTGTAACTTTGGTAATGCAACATCTCGCGTCATTGAAATATTGACAGTCTGAATAATTTTTTGTTGGGCATTCTCAGCATCTTTCTGCCAAGACTTCTCGCCGGCGTTATCAACCCGGTGCTTAAATCCAATCGTTAGGTAAAACTTGCTACTCAGCGGCAGGCAGTAAAAATCTGTTCGTGTTGGGTGCCTATCGTATTTTTCCTGATAAAACATCCACTCAAAACCTTGAAGGGTAATTAGCTTTGCCGGCTGCAGTGGTGGTTAAAATTACCAAATCCGGTTAATTGCACTTGGCCACCTTGTGCCAATTCTTCTGTGACTACACTACAAAACTGCTCAACAAAGCGAGCTGCATCAGCTTTAGTGATATCTGTACGTGAAGCTATTACACCTGTCTGACTTTCGAGTAATGGAAGATCAGCCTGGCTTATTTGGCCAAAGACTTACCGGTACCATAATAATCAACTCACCTGATGGCAAAGAAATTATCGACCGCATTAATGTTATCAACACGCTAAAAGAAAACTTCCAAGCAAGTATCATGGCGCTGGATAAAAACATCGATAAACGATTTGAAAT
This window harbors:
- a CDS encoding HU family DNA-binding protein, coding for MSQADLPLLESQTGVIASRTDITKADAARFVEQFCSVVTEELAQGGQVQLTGFGNFNHHCSRQS
- a CDS encoding DNA replication terminus site-binding protein encodes the protein MKLLHLSDFRVMEDQPGLFGQRLTGTIIINSPDGKEIIDRINVINTLKENFQASIMALDKNIDKRFEIFRDALPSVSK